Proteins encoded together in one Salvelinus fontinalis isolate EN_2023a chromosome 6, ASM2944872v1, whole genome shotgun sequence window:
- the LOC129857749 gene encoding peroxisomal targeting signal 1 receptor-like isoform X1: MAMRELVEGECGGANPLMKLTGHMTQEGGAWRHRSTPTIPPTPIEIATEEELVNEFMQQAPPRPPHSFDMGQLLEEMQQIDQQSYRQAPQKAPGVAALALSGDWTSEFLSGADAATASSGQAGLGDPADADWTREFITDGTDPGRWAEEYLEQSEEKLWLGDLGEREQEWTKEYLPGDELKQTANELVAKVNDPKLQNTEFLRFIRQIGEGSVTVEDRAGKQHTDRAQAKEAQNWASNLNQVSVESAESWVDEFATAGPDFQQAKAAVESDVDFWEKLQQEWEEMAKRDAESHPWLSDFDQMLSSSYDKGYQFEEDNPYLSHQDPLAEGVRRMEAGDIPGAVRLFESAVQREPDNQLAWQYLGTCQAENEQEFAAISALRRCIELKKDNLTALMALAVSFTNESLHRQACETLRDWLRHNPAYRPVLEQSEREREKDRGTREGERFGSLLPESLFTEVQSLFLSAANSDPARVDPQLQCGLGVLFNLSGEYDKAVDCFTAALSVTPQDYLLWNKLGATLANGSRSEEAVAAYRRALELQPGFIRSRYNLGISCVNLGAHREAVEHFLEALSLQRQASGEGEKVSASRGPGSTAATMMSDNIWSTLRMALSMMGESSLYAAADRRDLDTLLSYFCQRGGEAGVE, encoded by the exons ATGGCGATGCGGGAGCTGGTGGAAGGGGAGTGCGGGGGTGCCAATCCCCTCATGAAGCTGACTGGTCACATGACCCAGGAGGGAGGTGCTTGGAGGCACAGGTCAACACCAACT ATTCCCCCTACACCCATTGAAATTGCAACAGAAGAAGAG ttggTGAATGAGTTCATGCAGCAGGCGCCTCCACGGCCCCCTCACAGCTTTGACATGGGCCAGTTACTGGAGGAAATGCAGCAGATCGATCAGCAGAGCTACAGACAGGCTCCACAGAAAG CTCCGGGTGTGGCTGCGTTGGCCCTGTCTGGTGATTGGACGTCTGAGTTTCTGTCGGGAGCAGATGCCGCCACCGCCTCTTCAGGGCAGGCGGGACTTGGAGACCCGGCGGACGCTGATTGGACCAGAGAGTTCATCACCGATGGCACAG aTCCCGGGCGTTGGGCAGAGGAGTATCTGGAACAGTCAGAGGAGAAGCTATGGCTCGGAGacctgggagagagggagcaagaatG GACGAAAGAGTACCTACCAGGAGACGAACTGAAGCAAACAGCCAATGAGCTGGTCGCAAAGGTCAATGACCCCAAGTTACAgaacactgag TTCCTGCGGTTCATTAGGCAGATTGGCGAGGGCAGTGTCACAGTGGAGGACAGAGCAGGCAAACAGCACACAGATAGAGCTCAGGCCAAGGAGGCTCAGAACTGGGCCTCCAACCTCAACCAG GTCTCAGTGGAGTCAGCGGAATCATGGGTAGATGAGTTCGCCACAGCAGGTCCAGATTTCCAGCAAGCTAAAGCTGCTGTGGAG AGCGACGTGGACTTCTGGGAGAAGCTGCAGCAGGAGTGGGAGGAGATGGCCAAGAGAGATGCAGAAAGTCACCCCTGGCTCTCCGATTTTGACCAGATGCTCAGCAGCTCCTACGACAAG GGGTACCAGTTTGAGGAGGACAACCCATACCTATCCCACCAGGACCCCCTTGCTGAGGGGGTGAGGAGGATGGAGGCAGGGGACATCCCTGGGGCCGTGCGTCTGTTTGAGAGCGCCgtacagagagaaccagacaaccAGCTG GCATGGCAATATCTGGGAACCTGTCAGGCAGAGAATGAACAAGAGTTTGCAGCCATCAGTGCCCTCCGCAG ATGCATAGAGTTGAAGAAGGACAACCTGACCGCTCTGATGGCACTGGCCGTCAGTTTCACCAACGAATCGCTGCACAGGCAGGCCTGTGAGACTCTTCGCGATTGGCTGAGGCACAACCCTGCGTACCGGCCAGTCCTGGAGCAGAGTGAACGGGAGCGTGAGAAGGACAGAGGgaccagagagggggagagatttgGCTCACTGCTGCCGGA ATCTTTGTTTACCGAGGTGCAGTCCCTGTTCCTCAGTGCGGCGAACTCTGACCCCGCCCGCGTCGACCCCCAGCTACAGTGTGGCCTGGGAGTCCTCTTCAATCTGAGCGGGGAGTATGACAAGGCCGTGGACTGTTTCACCGCAGCCCTCTCCGTCACACCACAG gactATCTGCTGTGGAATAAACTGGGCGCCACGCTTGCCAATGGAAGCCGCTCAGAGGAGGCTGTTGCCGCCTATAGGAGGGCGCTTGAACTGCAGCCAGGCTTCATCCGCAGTCGGTACAACCTGGGAATCAGCTGCGTCAACCTAGGAGCCCACAG AGAGGCCGTGGAGCACTTCCTGGAAGCCCTGTCCCTGCAGCGTCAGGCGTCGGGGGAGGGCGAGAAGGTCAGTGCCAGCCGGGGCCCGGGGAGCACCGCAGCCACCATGATGTCCGACAACATCTGGTCCACCCTGCGCATGGCCTTAAGCATGATGGGAGAGAGCTCGCTATACGCGGCGGCTGACCGGCGAGACCTCGACACGCTGCTCTCCTACTTCTGTCAGAGGGGGGGGGAAGCGGGGGTGGAATGA
- the LOC129857749 gene encoding peroxisomal targeting signal 1 receptor-like isoform X3, with protein sequence MAMRELVEGECGGANPLMKLTGHMTQEGGAWRHRSTPTIPPTPIEIATEEELVNEFMQQAPPRPPHSFDMGQLLEEMQQIDQQSYRQAPQKAPGVAALALSGDWTSEFLSGADAATASSGQAGLGDPADADWTREFITDGTDPGRWAEEYLEQSEEKLWLGDLGEREQEWTKEYLPGDELKQTANELVAKVNDPKLQNTEFLRFIRQIGEGSVTVEDRAGKQHTDRAQAKEAQNWASNLNQFLEETGGGTLPLTTQEWDQKLAKAKAKQAHQWASVVRQVSVESAESWVDEFATAGPDFQQAKAAVESDVDFWEKLQQEWEEMAKRDAESHPWLSDFDQMLSSSYDKGYQFEEDNPYLSHQDPLAEGVRRMEAGDIPGAVRLFESAVQREPDNQLAWQYLGTCQAENEQEFAAISALRRCIELKKDNLTALMALAVSFTNESLHRQACETLRDWLRHNPAYRPVLEQSEREREKDRGTREGERFGSLLPESLFTEVQSLFLSAANSDPARVDPQLQCGLGVLFNLSGEYDKAVDCFTAALSVTPQDYLLWNKLGATLANGSRSEEAVAAYRRALELQPGFIRSRYNLGISCVNLGAHREAVEHFLEALSLQRQASGEGEKVSASRGPGSTAATMMSDNIWSTLRMALSMMGESSLYAAADRRDLDTLLSYFCQRGGEAGVE encoded by the exons ATGGCGATGCGGGAGCTGGTGGAAGGGGAGTGCGGGGGTGCCAATCCCCTCATGAAGCTGACTGGTCACATGACCCAGGAGGGAGGTGCTTGGAGGCACAGGTCAACACCAACT ATTCCCCCTACACCCATTGAAATTGCAACAGAAGAAGAG ttggTGAATGAGTTCATGCAGCAGGCGCCTCCACGGCCCCCTCACAGCTTTGACATGGGCCAGTTACTGGAGGAAATGCAGCAGATCGATCAGCAGAGCTACAGACAGGCTCCACAGAAAG CTCCGGGTGTGGCTGCGTTGGCCCTGTCTGGTGATTGGACGTCTGAGTTTCTGTCGGGAGCAGATGCCGCCACCGCCTCTTCAGGGCAGGCGGGACTTGGAGACCCGGCGGACGCTGATTGGACCAGAGAGTTCATCACCGATGGCACAG aTCCCGGGCGTTGGGCAGAGGAGTATCTGGAACAGTCAGAGGAGAAGCTATGGCTCGGAGacctgggagagagggagcaagaatG GACGAAAGAGTACCTACCAGGAGACGAACTGAAGCAAACAGCCAATGAGCTGGTCGCAAAGGTCAATGACCCCAAGTTACAgaacactgag TTCCTGCGGTTCATTAGGCAGATTGGCGAGGGCAGTGTCACAGTGGAGGACAGAGCAGGCAAACAGCACACAGATAGAGCTCAGGCCAAGGAGGCTCAGAACTGGGCCTCCAACCTCAACCAG TtcctggaggagactgggggagggacTTTACCCTTGACAACCCAAGAGTGGGATCAGAAGCTTGCCAAAGCTAAGGCTAAACAGGCACATCAATGGGCTTCTGTCGTCAGGCAG GTCTCAGTGGAGTCAGCGGAATCATGGGTAGATGAGTTCGCCACAGCAGGTCCAGATTTCCAGCAAGCTAAAGCTGCTGTGGAG AGCGACGTGGACTTCTGGGAGAAGCTGCAGCAGGAGTGGGAGGAGATGGCCAAGAGAGATGCAGAAAGTCACCCCTGGCTCTCCGATTTTGACCAGATGCTCAGCAGCTCCTACGACAAG GGGTACCAGTTTGAGGAGGACAACCCATACCTATCCCACCAGGACCCCCTTGCTGAGGGGGTGAGGAGGATGGAGGCAGGGGACATCCCTGGGGCCGTGCGTCTGTTTGAGAGCGCCgtacagagagaaccagacaaccAGCTG GCATGGCAATATCTGGGAACCTGTCAGGCAGAGAATGAACAAGAGTTTGCAGCCATCAGTGCCCTCCGCAG ATGCATAGAGTTGAAGAAGGACAACCTGACCGCTCTGATGGCACTGGCCGTCAGTTTCACCAACGAATCGCTGCACAGGCAGGCCTGTGAGACTCTTCGCGATTGGCTGAGGCACAACCCTGCGTACCGGCCAGTCCTGGAGCAGAGTGAACGGGAGCGTGAGAAGGACAGAGGgaccagagagggggagagatttgGCTCACTGCTGCCGGA ATCTTTGTTTACCGAGGTGCAGTCCCTGTTCCTCAGTGCGGCGAACTCTGACCCCGCCCGCGTCGACCCCCAGCTACAGTGTGGCCTGGGAGTCCTCTTCAATCTGAGCGGGGAGTATGACAAGGCCGTGGACTGTTTCACCGCAGCCCTCTCCGTCACACCACAG gactATCTGCTGTGGAATAAACTGGGCGCCACGCTTGCCAATGGAAGCCGCTCAGAGGAGGCTGTTGCCGCCTATAGGAGGGCGCTTGAACTGCAGCCAGGCTTCATCCGCAGTCGGTACAACCTGGGAATCAGCTGCGTCAACCTAGGAGCCCACAG AGAGGCCGTGGAGCACTTCCTGGAAGCCCTGTCCCTGCAGCGTCAGGCGTCGGGGGAGGGCGAGAAGGTCAGTGCCAGCCGGGGCCCGGGGAGCACCGCAGCCACCATGATGTCCGACAACATCTGGTCCACCCTGCGCATGGCCTTAAGCATGATGGGAGAGAGCTCGCTATACGCGGCGGCTGACCGGCGAGACCTCGACACGCTGCTCTCCTACTTCTGTCAGAGGGGGGGGGAAGCGGGGGTGGAATGA
- the LOC129857749 gene encoding peroxisomal targeting signal 1 receptor-like isoform X2 gives MAMRELVEGECGGANPLMKLTGHMTQEGGAWRHRSTPTIPPTPIEIATEEELVNEFMQQAPPRPPHSFDMGQLLEEMQQIDQQSYRQAPQKAPGVAALALSGDWTSEFLSGADAATASSGQAGLGDPADADWTREFITDGTDPGRWAEEYLEQSEEKLWLGDLGEREQEWTKEYLPGDELKQTANELVAKVNDPKLQNTEVSVESAESWVDEFATAGPDFQQAKAAVESDVDFWEKLQQEWEEMAKRDAESHPWLSDFDQMLSSSYDKGYQFEEDNPYLSHQDPLAEGVRRMEAGDIPGAVRLFESAVQREPDNQLAWQYLGTCQAENEQEFAAISALRRCIELKKDNLTALMALAVSFTNESLHRQACETLRDWLRHNPAYRPVLEQSEREREKDRGTREGERFGSLLPESLFTEVQSLFLSAANSDPARVDPQLQCGLGVLFNLSGEYDKAVDCFTAALSVTPQDYLLWNKLGATLANGSRSEEAVAAYRRALELQPGFIRSRYNLGISCVNLGAHREAVEHFLEALSLQRQASGEGEKVSASRGPGSTAATMMSDNIWSTLRMALSMMGESSLYAAADRRDLDTLLSYFCQRGGEAGVE, from the exons ATGGCGATGCGGGAGCTGGTGGAAGGGGAGTGCGGGGGTGCCAATCCCCTCATGAAGCTGACTGGTCACATGACCCAGGAGGGAGGTGCTTGGAGGCACAGGTCAACACCAACT ATTCCCCCTACACCCATTGAAATTGCAACAGAAGAAGAG ttggTGAATGAGTTCATGCAGCAGGCGCCTCCACGGCCCCCTCACAGCTTTGACATGGGCCAGTTACTGGAGGAAATGCAGCAGATCGATCAGCAGAGCTACAGACAGGCTCCACAGAAAG CTCCGGGTGTGGCTGCGTTGGCCCTGTCTGGTGATTGGACGTCTGAGTTTCTGTCGGGAGCAGATGCCGCCACCGCCTCTTCAGGGCAGGCGGGACTTGGAGACCCGGCGGACGCTGATTGGACCAGAGAGTTCATCACCGATGGCACAG aTCCCGGGCGTTGGGCAGAGGAGTATCTGGAACAGTCAGAGGAGAAGCTATGGCTCGGAGacctgggagagagggagcaagaatG GACGAAAGAGTACCTACCAGGAGACGAACTGAAGCAAACAGCCAATGAGCTGGTCGCAAAGGTCAATGACCCCAAGTTACAgaacactgag GTCTCAGTGGAGTCAGCGGAATCATGGGTAGATGAGTTCGCCACAGCAGGTCCAGATTTCCAGCAAGCTAAAGCTGCTGTGGAG AGCGACGTGGACTTCTGGGAGAAGCTGCAGCAGGAGTGGGAGGAGATGGCCAAGAGAGATGCAGAAAGTCACCCCTGGCTCTCCGATTTTGACCAGATGCTCAGCAGCTCCTACGACAAG GGGTACCAGTTTGAGGAGGACAACCCATACCTATCCCACCAGGACCCCCTTGCTGAGGGGGTGAGGAGGATGGAGGCAGGGGACATCCCTGGGGCCGTGCGTCTGTTTGAGAGCGCCgtacagagagaaccagacaaccAGCTG GCATGGCAATATCTGGGAACCTGTCAGGCAGAGAATGAACAAGAGTTTGCAGCCATCAGTGCCCTCCGCAG ATGCATAGAGTTGAAGAAGGACAACCTGACCGCTCTGATGGCACTGGCCGTCAGTTTCACCAACGAATCGCTGCACAGGCAGGCCTGTGAGACTCTTCGCGATTGGCTGAGGCACAACCCTGCGTACCGGCCAGTCCTGGAGCAGAGTGAACGGGAGCGTGAGAAGGACAGAGGgaccagagagggggagagatttgGCTCACTGCTGCCGGA ATCTTTGTTTACCGAGGTGCAGTCCCTGTTCCTCAGTGCGGCGAACTCTGACCCCGCCCGCGTCGACCCCCAGCTACAGTGTGGCCTGGGAGTCCTCTTCAATCTGAGCGGGGAGTATGACAAGGCCGTGGACTGTTTCACCGCAGCCCTCTCCGTCACACCACAG gactATCTGCTGTGGAATAAACTGGGCGCCACGCTTGCCAATGGAAGCCGCTCAGAGGAGGCTGTTGCCGCCTATAGGAGGGCGCTTGAACTGCAGCCAGGCTTCATCCGCAGTCGGTACAACCTGGGAATCAGCTGCGTCAACCTAGGAGCCCACAG AGAGGCCGTGGAGCACTTCCTGGAAGCCCTGTCCCTGCAGCGTCAGGCGTCGGGGGAGGGCGAGAAGGTCAGTGCCAGCCGGGGCCCGGGGAGCACCGCAGCCACCATGATGTCCGACAACATCTGGTCCACCCTGCGCATGGCCTTAAGCATGATGGGAGAGAGCTCGCTATACGCGGCGGCTGACCGGCGAGACCTCGACACGCTGCTCTCCTACTTCTGTCAGAGGGGGGGGGAAGCGGGGGTGGAATGA